AAAGCTGCGTGGATTAGAAGCCTAACTGGACTCATACCTCACAAGTACCTTTTGAAGTATTTTCCCTTCACTGTGGAGAACACTTCTAAAGCCTGTTAAGCTACCATTAGTAACTCAAAACCTGTATTTAAGAGGCATGTTATGCTCCAAGGGTGTAACCAGTGGGAAGGCTCATTCATGTCTGACATGTTCCTATTTGACAATTTCATACATTGCGGCAGAGGAagatatgaaaatggaaatgcacTCATTTAGTTACAAGACATTACCATCCCATATTTAGAGGCAAAAATAtccaaataaacacattttagatGTTAATATAGGTTTACAGTCTCTTATCTGAAAGCCTAAGGACAAATATTTTGTACTTTATAAAGTCTAaaacttttaagaattttataaacgtaatacagtttttctttttttgtcataatATGGTTTTAAACTACACTACATAATATTCTTTGTGAAGTCTAGGACAGTACCTTGTTACcaaatatgttaatatttctAGGGCAAAACATGACTATTCACACTAATTCTGATCAGGTTTTGCTGCCAAATTTATAAAAGCACTTGAGTTTTCAGACTCTTTTGGGGTTCTGGAAGCACATATAAGGGATTACGGACCTGTAACAGAAAATTGTGTCCTTCTCACACTGTTGGCCATGTGCCTTGGTGCCTAAGGTCACTGAAACTGATGTTGGTCAAGGTTGGTTTACTCTCCTCAGGATACAGATTAAGTTGAGAATATCTATTTTCCTGGAACACATTAAGAGTAGCCAGGAGACTCCATAACTACAGGTGGGGTTAGCTGGGTGATAAGATCACAAGTGATGGTTCTTCCAATCAGTTCCTTCCACAGTGAAACACACTTACTTTTGCCAATCACAAAAAAGAATCTGAATGGCTACAATGAGCACAAAACAGGCTGGATCTCTTCCATCCAAAATGACCAACAAAGCATGTAAAAATTCAGGCCCCCGTTTCACAgaccaggaagagggaaaaaagaaaatcagcagaGTTATCTTCCTAGTCAGCTTCATTTGGCTTCCTGAAACAGTCAGTTTTAGAGGAACCTCTGAAAGCTATTGATTTCCATGCCTATCCAGAAAAGGGCTTGTTGACGTGAGGGAAGCCACAagccaaaaaaacaaatgcaAGCACTTGTGTAAAATGGAGGATTAATTCCAACAGTGGCATTTTTCTCTGGCACTAAATAGGAGAGAAACCCACATCTGCTTCATTTCAATACCTGGTCTAAAGCCTGCCTTTACAAAGGCCTTATCCTAAAGTAGATAGACTTGAGACACACTGACCCGCCAGATGAGACAAAGATGCAAATCTCAGGTAGTTGTCACCTCCACTCAACAGCCAGCCGCACCCAACTGCTGCCATAAATTTCCATCATGGGCCCTGTCCAAAAAGGAGCTTATTCTAGAAAGGATACAACCAGCCTAGGCTTGAGAGGACAAAGCCTCACACTTCCCAGGACCAACAATCACACGACAGACTCACTTTCTGCCTGCAGAGAGGCTCCTTCTTGTTCTCTTCGGCCTTTGCGTCCTGCTGGGCAGCATCTTTGGGTGTGTTTACTGCTAAAACATCATTTATCGTGGAGCCAACCACCATGATCTTGGCTCCACTGGtgacttttatttctctcaaCGTCTTATCCTCAGGGACAAGTCCCTTATACATGACTTTCTGCATGGCAGGCGGGAGACCTTGAGAAAAGATAGAGGACAGTGAAAGGAAGAAACGAAAAACATTCTTGCACAACAGACCTGAAAGTGAATACTGCTCTATTGCCAATTACTTTTGTGCACTCAGGCAATTcacaacctctctgagtctccagaACTTCATAAGAGTAATGACAATAGTTTCTTCTGTACGAACTCGTTTTAAGGACTAAGATATAATAAATACGGAGCATTTAGTGCAGCACCTGGTATTTAATAACTGATCAATAAATATCAGCTATTATTCATTCCAAGTTGTTCCTCAACCATCTTGTGACTCAAATATTAAGTGAGAGTCCATAAACCTCAGGGATATAGAAACCAATAAGGTTTCTGTTTTTATGGAGCTTACAGAATACGTgcagaaaatgtaaaaagaaaatcatttcagaTGGCAAACTGctgtaaataagaaaaaactaAGTAACACGAGCACCTGTGAAGGGGCCAGCATGAGAGCCAAAAACAGTGTTTCCTAAACTTCCCTTATTAGAAGTACCTGAGGCATTTGCTAAAAATAATTCCTGGCCACattccagacccactgaatcaaaaTCTCCAGGGGGAAGGGCCTAGGAGCTGTAAATTTCACAAGCGCCTTAGGTGATTTTATTAGAGATGTTAGAAACACAAGTTAGAAACTTGGGCCGAAGAGTCAGAAATGGActtgaatcccagctcagccactgacTAGCTCTGACTTCGGGTCTCATTTTCCCCACCTGAATAACAGGCACATTACTACTTACTTAGGAGGACTGTTGTGAGCACTGAGAACGCTGATGCAAGGAAAGAGGCCAGCGCGGTGCCTAGCACAGCGTCAACACTAGGTAGGTGAAGTGGGAAAGGCTGTCAGAGCCACGGGGATTACCTGTAATCGAGTGAATCTTCTGTTTTAGCTCGGAGCCTGTGCTATCCAGGGGAAACTTCACGTCGTGCTTAGTCTTGTTCCAGATGATCTTCAGGTCCACCAACTCCCTGCCCGCGCCGCCGCCCGCGTCCTCGCCGTTGCTGACCGAGGCCTGGGCCGCGAGGTCCCCAGGGGGCTGGGCCGGGGCAGGCTGCAGACTGCCTCGCGCGGCGCAGGAGTCCTcggccgccgcccccgccgcggcTTCGGCCTCCAAGCAGCTGAGGGGCCGCGCGGGCCCCTCGGTCGCCACGGTCTCGGCCTCCGTGTCCATGCCCGGTTCCTCCATGCCTGCAAGGGGGTTAGGGGGTGGGCGCTCGCCGCGGGCTGGGCCTGGGACCGGATTCTGCCCGGGCGCCCGCCGGACCGCCGCTCCCGAGCCAGACTGCTCCCCCCGCCGCGCCAGGCCGCATCCCCCAGGGGCTCCCGCTTCACCTCGGCCCGACCCGGGCGCCCGCCACCCCCTCCACACTCACCATCCGGGGCTCCGGCCGCCGCCATGATGATTGTGTACAACACCCACCGCTCCCGCAGAGGCCGCCGGGAAAAGGCGAGCTGGCTGAGATTGGCCCCGGTAACAGCCCCTAATCGCGCACAGCCTGGCCGGAAACAGGTGGAGGTTTCTATGGAGACCCGCCTCCTCCGCTTCCCCGGCCCGGCCCCTGCCACGCTTTAGCTTTCAAGAACCCGGGGGGGGGCGGGCCCGGGAAATCGCCCGCTCGCTGGACTCTGCCCCCTAGAGGCCGAGTGGGACCGCAGTCGTGCAAGGGGGCGTGGGCTTGTAGGCTAGGGGGAGTGGGCTTGTAGGCTAGGGCGCCTGCGCCTTTAAGGGGCGGGGTTGCGCCTGCTGTGGCGGAAACGGATTTGCTGGGAGGAGTCCCCGGAAGTGATGCACGGAGAACCCCACGTGTGCGGTTCCACTCCACATGGCTGTGCTCCTGAAGAGGTTGTTGCATCCCCGGAGGCCCCCGGAGGCCTTGGGCCGCCCCCTGGGACGGCGCGAGGCCAGCCTGGGCACTCATGCCGGGCCTGCGGTGCGAGTGCGGTTCGCCCCCAGCCCCACAGGTAACCTTGGCGGACGTGACGCTGCAGGCCTAGGCCCACCGTCTCTTGCCCGCCCCCCGAACGTTCCGAGCGAATCCCTTCCGGTGGAGTCAGACTGGGCGGGTAGTGCGGCCTCATTATACAGAGGCAGAAATAGGTTTACGAGAGGAAAATTTTCACGTTGCCAGGAATTTCGTGTTTATTGTACTGTACCATTTGTTTGggccccttttttcttttgtgtatatagtAAATGTGTATTGAGTACAAAATGTTTTAGGCGCTGGGGTACAGTGGACATGGAGAAAGTAGGGCCCCCGCTCCCAAGAAGCCTACACTGTAGTGGCTGCAACAAACACGTATAAAAATAACTAGTTTTAAACAGTCACGTGTGTCATGCGGAAGATGAAGCAGGGTAGGGGACTGGGGGTTGGGTAGGATGCTCAGGGATGCCTTGCTGAGGAGGTGTCATAAGGGCTGAGAACCAAATAACAAGAAGGGGCTAGGTATGTGAAACCTATAGAAGGAACCTTCTGGGCAGAGGAAATTGGAGGTACAAAGGCCCTGTGATTAGTATTGGAGCCTAGCAAACCAGAGAGTCAGGCAGGGCCCCACTGTATACCCTAGCGGCGATCTTGTCAGGGCCTCCGCACCAGTTccccaaattcttttctcatCAAGGCAACCTGCTTGCCCTCTTCACACCAAGCGTGCCTCTCATTCTGAactccagggtcacagagctacCTTTGTGACAAGGTCTCAGCTACACAGAGTGACAGGGGTCTTTCTCAGCAGGCAGTATCGTGTAGAGCGTGCTTCTCAAACCACCCCTGGTGAAAGGACTCGTTTCTGATTTCCAGTCAATTATGGACTAATActtttataaaatcaatataaagaAATTAGTAGAAAAAGGAAACTCGTAAAAGCATACAAAATATGAGACTATTGAATTCAACAGATATAAAGTTATTCTGTCAAATTGCTGTCAACTTGGTTGGCAACTGCCAACAGTTTGCAGACAAGCTCTGGTTTGGGTGCCAAGGCCTGGAATTGTCTGGGCCCAAatttctggctttgccacttccTATTTGTGTGGcttgagaaaattatttaacttctctgaacctcttgagTTTTACCATCTGTCAAACAGGGCTggtaatagtacctgcctcatggTTTGAGCTAATGCAACTGAGGCACGGGGTAAGGACTGGTACTCATGGAAAGCACTTAATAAGCAGAAGGTTCCATTGTGATGATTTTAATTCTCCTTTCCTTGCTGATCTGTGGGAAGAGCCCATGTTGGAAAGGCTGTTGACTACAGATAGAAGAATGTAGATCAttataataactaaaattaataGGGTACTCTGGTCAACATTTATGCCTCACAGCAACCTTGCAAGGAAggtttctattttttgttgttaatctCTCTAACAAATTAAGAAATCGATGCACACAGAAGTCAAGTAGAGTGTCCAAGGGGTAGCAGAATTTGAATCAAGGTCTATTTGATCTAAAAGGTCTTGCTTTCAACTACTGGACCCCTGTCCTCTATCTTGGGGACCTCTGGTTTTGGTGGTGGCCTTGTAACTAGCTGAAGGTCACATACATAATCAGTGTTGAGCTGGAGTCTACCTGACTCCAGAGAAGCATTTCCTATCCCGTGCTGCCTCCTGTACTTGGAGATGCAGACAAGCTCATTGTGGAGACAGGGCCGTAGCCTGGCTGTCGTAGTTTATCTTATGACAGGGCCGAAAGCAAGCTCATcacacgagatgaattgtgccgaagcacagcagtagagggctgccgTTCGCTCAGGCAAAGCAGCGCCGTCTGTCCTGCTGTGGTagcttttattaaagcattatctatgtttacattttaagacttgttttcttaacatttcagaaatgcCAAAGCAGCAACATATGTTTCTATTGATTATACAGACAATAACGGGCTTTCTTGAAAACATGCCGTGCTTCGTCCTTGAGCGCAAAAGCAGCACAAGTTTCccaccattattttgattatactgaagtagcacaaggacatttccttgcgTTCCCACCATTCTGATTACACTGAAGtagcacaaggacatttcctCGCGTTCCCACCattctgattatactgaggacatctcatggatcagtgcccaaagcactcaatgcttcttcgcaggcccccggtttgccgggggggctcaaagcaatcaggactgtttacagttctggcttattcgccagcccccagtttgctggggcgggggggcatgggtcacgtctcctttccatgtcctcagttattccGCTACACCTGGCCCAAAGAAGGAAGGGTAAGGGGGGAAATGACAGCCCTGGGAAAACTGTTCACTTTAACTTTTCAGTCAGGAAtgatgaaaaagtaaaatattaagtgTTTAAACTTGGGTGAAGAGAAATACAGTGGCATCGAATATTACTTTCGGTTAGTATCTAAAGCCAGCACTTAAAGTGTCAAGtagacaaaatttaaaatgtatgatgTGGATAGTCACGTACAGTGCATAGAGGGTATGGGCAAAATGTAATCTTACAGTACTTTTAATtagtagttaatttttttttttgtccaaggACTTCATTGAATTTGCATAAGTTAGATGCACGTGTGATGTGGCTTCACTGAATAACTGTCTGCTTCTCCTTTGGGTGAAACTTGGCCTTAAGGCAAATGTCAAAGTAGAATGATGGGTGCAGTTGGGGAGATTTGGAGCCATTTTACCCAATGACATGCTCCAAAACTTCAGTGTTCTTCCACTTCCAGGATGAGGGTAAATGAGTCAACCAGCCCAGTCCTCTTCTGTGGCAACCTGCCTGCCTGGGTGCCTGATGGGGAGATGGGACAGGGTAGCGCCATTTCTTAGACTTTGATGTTCCCTGAGACCTTGTGTCACAAGCAGAACTTACTTGCCCCTTGTCTTCCCCATCTTGTCTGAGCTGTTCTCTTCTTCCGCCAGGCTTTTTGCACCTTGGTGGCCTCCGCACTGCCTTGTACAACTACGTCTTTGCCAAGAAGCACGGAGGGAACTTCATCCTGAGGCTGGAGGACACGGATCAGACCCGCCTTGTGCCTGGGGCAGCGGAGAATATAGAGGACATGCTGGAGTGGGCAGGTGAGGCTGGCCGGGAGAGGCCCCTTCTTCAAGGAAGGCGCAGGGAGCAGGAAAAGGAGCCTGAAGGTTTTCTCACATGGCCCAGGGTGGAGAATGCGGAGTCCCTGGAGGAATGAGTACATTTGTGCTGCCTGGGGTGGCAGGTTCCACCTGGAAAGACGCTGAAGTTCCTGGGGCAGGGCAGAATAAAAAGCTCCAAGGCTGTTTGGAGATTCTTGTTTTTATCTCGGAATCTCACTTCCTCCTGGGAGCGGGCAGGAAACACAGGCCAAGTGGAAGATGGACCGGGAGTCTCCAGGGGTGTGGTAAGCCCGAGAAAGCGCCAGCCCAGTTGATGTGGGACTCCTGGCCCAGCTTGTCAAATCTGATTTCCGGGAGGAGCCGgaactctggggtttttttgtttttgatgactaCTTCCCATTGTTAAATCTgagctcagattttttttttttttaaaccacattgTACGAGCCAAACAAAACACGTGCAGCTCCTTAAGTCAGTCTCTTTAAGGGAAGTTTAGCCCTGAGGCCAGCTCAGCTCAGGGAGGACGAGGAGGAGTGTATTTGTGTTCCCCAGGTCAGTAGCTGCCTTCCTGTCAGAACAGGTATGACTATTTAAGCTCGCCAAGGAAAAATGCCAAAAACACCAGTCTGTCTTGACATGTGTATTCTAGTCTCAGGTAAATCATTAACTAAATTTTGGGTTCCTGAAGGGCAAAAACTGATTTCATTTCTGTCCTCTACTGTAGAAGGTTATAGCAGAAACTCAGTTGAGATTAGTTGAATAAAAGAATTCATGCACCAAAGTCACTTACTGTGGTCCAGGTAGTGATAGTGTTCAAGCATGGAACCAAGACCCTGCACTCAGTAAGTAGGGGAAGACAGATAAATAACAGGTGAATTCATTCTTACTACAATATTAAGTGATGATAAGTGATGTGGAGGGAAAGGTAGCAGGCGAGGAAACCAGCAGGGAGCAGGTCTTGGAGATGGGGGGGGGGGACTTCCCCAGGGAGGGGACGGTAGAGCAGAGAGTTGCACAAAGTGAGGGGCCAGCCCTCTGGTTACCTAGGGGGAGAATGCTCAAAGCAGTGGGAATAGcagatgcaaaggccctgtggaaGCTTAGTGC
This portion of the Pseudorca crassidens isolate mPseCra1 chromosome 15, mPseCra1.hap1, whole genome shotgun sequence genome encodes:
- the UBFD1 gene encoding ubiquitin domain-containing protein UBFD1 isoform X2; its protein translation is MAAAGAPDGMEEPGMDTEAETVATEGPARPLSCLEAEAAAGAAAEDSCAARGSLQPAPAQPPGDLAAQASVSNGEDAGGGAGRELVDLKIIWNKTKHDVKFPLDSTGSELKQKIHSITGLPPAMQKVMYKGLVPEDKTLREIKVTSGAKIMVVGSTINDVLAVNTPKDAAQQDAKAEENKKEPLCRQKQHRKVLDKGKPEDVMPSVKGAQERLPAVPLSGMYNKSGGKVRLTFKLEQDQLWIGTKGVSVGPHGSLLLLGVLGSNSICGCNQRHCAGEMAVFLKALSPLAQETDPK
- the UBFD1 gene encoding ubiquitin domain-containing protein UBFD1 isoform X3 translates to MAAAGAPDGMEEPGMDTEAETVATEGPARPLSCLEAEAAAGAAAEDSCAARGSLQPAPAQPPGDLAAQASVSNGEDAGGGAGRELVDLKIIWNKTKHDVKFPLDSTGSELKQKIHSITGLPPAMQKVMYKGLVPEDKTLREIKVTSGAKIMVVGSTINDVLAVNTPKDAAQQDAKAEENKKEPLCRQKQHRKVLDKGKPEDVMPSVKGAQERLPAVPLSGMYNKSGGKVRLTFKLEQDQLWIGTKERTEKLPMGSIKNVVSEPIEGHEDYHMMAFQLGPTEASYYWVYWVPTQYVDAIKDTVLGKWQYF
- the UBFD1 gene encoding ubiquitin domain-containing protein UBFD1 isoform X1 gives rise to the protein MAAAGAPDGMEEPGMDTEAETVATEGPARPLSCLEAEAAAGAAAEDSCAARGSLQPAPAQPPGDLAAQASVSNGEDAGGGAGRELVDLKIIWNKTKHDVKFPLDSTGSELKQKIHSITGLPPAMQKVMYKGLVPEDKTLREIKVTSGAKIMVVGSTINDVLAVNTPKDAAQQDAKAEENKKEPLCRQKQHRKVLDKGKPEDVMPSVKGAQERLPAVPLSGMYNKSGGKVRLTFKLEQDQLWIGTKDSWREPNMPNSPVSGQHCRYSVFESGLRNCPWVPLKMWSVNLSKDTKTTT